Proteins from a single region of Diaphorobacter limosus:
- a CDS encoding response regulator → MRTLLIEDNPKLVRTLAAELRTAGMVLDTVADGLHADALLQVERYDVVILDLGLPSLDGIEVLRRIRARGDDVPVLILTASGEVPDRVRGLNAGADDYLPKPFDLHELVARLRALARRHRGRAHAVFKVGALSYDSVAMQFHIAGKPLELPRREHGVLEILVTRSGQPVSKRDISGQLCSLDDAVSPEALELYVHRLRRRLEGSGASIRTLRGLGYRLEAVDDAPA, encoded by the coding sequence ATGCGAACCCTGTTGATCGAAGACAACCCCAAGCTGGTGCGCACCCTGGCGGCCGAGTTGCGCACCGCCGGCATGGTGCTGGACACCGTGGCCGACGGCCTGCACGCCGACGCCCTGCTGCAGGTGGAGCGCTACGACGTGGTGATTCTCGACCTGGGCCTGCCCAGCCTGGACGGCATCGAGGTGCTGCGGCGCATCCGGGCGCGCGGCGACGACGTGCCGGTGCTGATCCTGACCGCATCGGGCGAAGTGCCCGACCGCGTGCGCGGCCTGAACGCGGGCGCGGACGACTACCTGCCCAAGCCCTTCGACCTGCACGAGCTGGTGGCGCGCCTGCGCGCCCTGGCGCGCCGCCACCGGGGCCGCGCGCATGCGGTTTTCAAGGTGGGCGCGTTGAGCTACGACAGCGTGGCCATGCAGTTCCACATCGCCGGCAAGCCGCTGGAGCTGCCGCGGCGCGAGCATGGCGTGCTGGAAATCCTCGTCACCCGCAGCGGCCAGCCGGTGAGCAAGCGCGACATCAGCGGTCAGCTGTGCTCGCTGGACGACGCCGTGAGCCCCGAGGCTCTGGAGCTGTACGTGCACCGGCTGCGCCGCCGGCTCGAAGGCAGCGGCGCCTCCATCCGCACGCTGCGCGGGCTGGGCTACCGCCTGGAGGCGGTGGACGATGCGCCTGCGTAG
- a CDS encoding ABC transporter substrate-binding protein, giving the protein MSLRVWLGACLLLLTLAVAQAAQQEGYPVEYAATVAAARREGQVVVYASTDTRAAQPLIDDFQALYPGVAVRYHEGDSMGIYQRFLQESSDGLPGADVLWSSAMDLQMKLVNDGHALAYASPERAALPDWAVWRNEAYGTTLEPVGFAYNKELLAKGEVPRTHADFIRLLRAQPQRLHGRVATYDLENSGLGFLVATQDARASGMLWEVGRELGRLKARQMTSTAAMLDSIAAGESLLAYNLLGSYAGEKMRAHPAIGFVYPVDYTLVGSRIAFIHRRAAHPNAARLWLDYLLSRRGQSLLASQAGLIALRSGIQGAQTAAALQQEAAGNLRPIGIGPSLITYLDRHKRQDFLRRWQQALPPPGAESQGK; this is encoded by the coding sequence ATGTCATTGCGAGTGTGGTTGGGCGCCTGCCTTCTGCTGTTGACGTTAGCCGTGGCCCAGGCGGCGCAGCAAGAGGGTTACCCCGTGGAGTATGCGGCCACGGTGGCGGCGGCGCGGCGCGAGGGGCAGGTGGTGGTCTATGCGTCCACCGACACGCGGGCGGCGCAGCCGCTGATCGACGATTTCCAGGCGCTCTACCCGGGTGTCGCGGTGCGCTACCACGAAGGCGACAGCATGGGCATCTACCAGCGCTTCCTGCAGGAAAGCAGCGACGGCCTGCCCGGTGCGGACGTGCTGTGGAGCTCGGCCATGGACCTGCAGATGAAGCTGGTCAACGACGGCCATGCGCTGGCCTATGCCTCGCCCGAGCGCGCCGCGCTGCCGGACTGGGCCGTATGGCGCAACGAGGCTTACGGCACCACGCTGGAGCCGGTGGGCTTCGCCTACAACAAGGAGTTGCTGGCCAAGGGCGAGGTACCGCGCACGCATGCCGATTTCATCCGCCTGCTGCGCGCGCAGCCGCAGCGCCTGCACGGGCGGGTCGCCACCTATGACCTGGAGAACTCGGGCCTGGGCTTCCTGGTCGCCACGCAGGACGCCCGGGCGTCGGGCATGCTGTGGGAGGTGGGGCGCGAGCTGGGGCGGCTCAAGGCCCGGCAGATGACCAGCACGGCCGCCATGCTGGACAGCATTGCCGCGGGCGAAAGCCTGCTGGCCTACAACCTGCTCGGCTCCTACGCCGGCGAGAAGATGCGCGCCCACCCCGCGATCGGCTTCGTCTACCCGGTGGACTACACGCTGGTGGGCTCGCGCATCGCCTTCATCCACCGGCGGGCGGCGCACCCGAACGCCGCCAGGCTCTGGCTGGACTACCTGCTGTCGCGGCGCGGCCAGAGCCTGCTGGCCAGCCAGGCAGGGCTGATCGCGCTGCGCAGCGGCATCCAGGGCGCACAGACCGCCGCCGCGCTGCAGCAGGAGGCCGCGGGCAACCTGCGGCCCATCGGCATCGGGCCCAGCCTGATCACCTACCTCGACCGCCATAAGCGGCAGGACTTCCTGCGCCGCTGGCAGCAGGCGCTGCCGCCGCCGGGCGCTGAATCCCAGGGGAAGTGA
- a CDS encoding AEC family transporter → MLSVLLVTFPFFALVLCGYLATRAGVLPVSAIGGLNTFVLYFALPCMLYRFGAGTPVAQLLDPAVAGVYLLCALLMVAGTIALTRRGAIGWNDAAFGALVAAFPNTGFMGVPLLVALLGEQSAGPVILTMAVDMVVTTSLCIALSRLDGAGAHGVAVALRNAFRGMATNPMPWSIVLGGVASALQWRLPGPMDKTLAMLAGAASPVALFTIGAVLARSQMNQHEYVPPRLYVPLALAKLLLHPLLVWCVGRAAIALGAPLSPFTFTVLVLLAALPSASNVALLVERFGAHGGRVARIILVSTALAFVSFSAAVALMK, encoded by the coding sequence GTGCTGTCCGTCCTGCTCGTCACCTTCCCCTTCTTCGCCCTCGTCCTCTGCGGCTACCTGGCCACGCGCGCGGGCGTGCTGCCCGTGTCCGCCATCGGCGGGCTCAACACCTTCGTGCTGTACTTCGCGCTGCCGTGCATGCTGTACCGCTTCGGTGCCGGCACGCCGGTCGCGCAGCTGCTGGACCCGGCCGTGGCCGGCGTGTACCTGCTGTGCGCGCTGCTCATGGTGGCGGGCACCATCGCGCTGACCCGGCGCGGCGCCATCGGCTGGAACGACGCGGCCTTCGGCGCCCTGGTCGCGGCCTTTCCCAACACCGGCTTCATGGGCGTGCCGCTGCTGGTGGCGCTGCTGGGCGAGCAGAGCGCGGGCCCGGTGATCCTGACCATGGCGGTGGACATGGTCGTCACCACGTCGCTGTGCATCGCGCTGTCGCGCCTGGATGGCGCGGGCGCGCACGGCGTGGCCGTGGCGCTGCGCAATGCCTTCAGGGGCATGGCCACCAACCCCATGCCGTGGTCCATCGTGCTCGGCGGCGTGGCGTCGGCGCTGCAGTGGCGGCTGCCCGGCCCGATGGACAAGACCCTGGCCATGCTCGCGGGTGCGGCCTCGCCCGTGGCGCTGTTCACCATCGGCGCGGTGCTGGCGCGCTCGCAGATGAACCAGCATGAATACGTGCCGCCGCGCCTCTATGTGCCGCTGGCGCTGGCCAAGCTGCTGCTGCACCCGCTGCTCGTGTGGTGCGTGGGCCGCGCGGCGATCGCGCTGGGCGCGCCGCTGTCGCCGTTCACGTTCACCGTGCTCGTGCTGCTGGCCGCGCTGCCCAGCGCCAGCAACGTGGCGCTGCTGGTGGAGCGCTTCGGCGCGCACGGCGGGCGCGTGGCGCGCATCATCCTGGTGTCTACCGCGCTGGCCTTCGTCAGCTTTTCTGCGGCCGTCGCGCTGATGAAGTGA
- a CDS encoding glycosyltransferase family 39 protein, whose translation MHHSVDPVLLRTPRVLPWLVAACLAWAVASWLASANLDGYNDMLENYAWSQPLRWGTHKHPPFFAWAVGLWFAVFPQNDLAYRLLSYANVLAGLCGVWMLGRRLRLGQLAPWGALLLLWSLPYTNLAGKFNANSQLLSLWPWAAALLLASWQERGWRGAWFSAWLGLVAAACMLSKYYSGVFLAGFLVPVLLHGEGRRWLATPRPYLALAVFALALFPHVAWVASHDWAPLGYAMDQGGGQVVWRYVARFALAPLFYWLPAWLALCLAWARVQAREDGAPWARAALRLLARSWLPRGWDDVLFWLACMPWALTLAFGLAGVVELSTPWAIPIGYAFALLWLRNLQRLAPAAADGALQRLGRAWWPMLALVLLLGVAWATVNALRGDKGYYRPTQDAARAILQAWQQRHPGQRLDWVGGDWAENAMLAFYAQPHLLTVPGVPGTEIARLSALGAWQGRNGLLLCPLGPVAAPQPASDCQRQAQDWLGAQGLPVQARVLQVQRGGWRFPRPQAWAYAVYDVDAAPAR comes from the coding sequence ATGCACCATTCCGTCGATCCGGTACTGTTGAGAACGCCGCGCGTCCTGCCGTGGCTCGTTGCGGCCTGTCTGGCCTGGGCCGTGGCCTCGTGGCTGGCCAGTGCCAACCTGGACGGCTACAACGACATGCTGGAGAACTACGCCTGGTCCCAGCCGCTGCGCTGGGGCACGCACAAGCATCCGCCGTTCTTCGCCTGGGCCGTCGGCCTGTGGTTTGCGGTGTTCCCGCAGAACGACCTGGCCTACCGGCTGCTGTCCTACGCCAACGTGCTCGCGGGCCTGTGCGGCGTGTGGATGCTGGGGCGGCGCCTGCGGCTGGGGCAGCTGGCGCCCTGGGGTGCGCTGCTGCTCTTGTGGAGCCTGCCCTACACCAACCTGGCCGGCAAGTTCAACGCCAACAGCCAGCTGCTGTCGCTGTGGCCCTGGGCCGCGGCGCTGCTGCTGGCCAGCTGGCAGGAGCGCGGCTGGCGCGGCGCCTGGTTCAGCGCCTGGCTGGGGCTGGTGGCCGCGGCCTGCATGCTGAGCAAGTATTACAGCGGCGTGTTCCTGGCCGGCTTCCTGGTGCCCGTTCTGCTGCACGGCGAAGGCCGGCGCTGGCTGGCCACGCCCCGGCCCTATCTGGCGCTGGCGGTGTTCGCGCTGGCGCTGTTCCCGCACGTGGCCTGGGTGGCGTCGCACGACTGGGCGCCGCTGGGCTACGCCATGGACCAGGGCGGCGGGCAGGTGGTGTGGCGCTACGTGGCGCGCTTTGCGCTGGCGCCGCTGTTCTACTGGCTGCCGGCCTGGCTGGCGCTGTGCCTGGCCTGGGCCCGGGTGCAGGCGCGCGAGGACGGCGCACCCTGGGCGCGCGCCGCCCTGCGCCTGCTGGCGCGCAGCTGGCTGCCGCGCGGCTGGGACGACGTGTTGTTCTGGCTGGCCTGCATGCCCTGGGCGCTGACGCTGGCCTTCGGCCTGGCCGGGGTGGTGGAGCTGTCCACGCCCTGGGCGATCCCCATCGGCTACGCCTTTGCGCTGCTGTGGCTGCGCAACCTGCAGCGGCTGGCCCCCGCCGCAGCGGATGGGGCGCTGCAGCGCCTGGGCCGCGCCTGGTGGCCGATGCTGGCGCTGGTGCTGCTGCTGGGCGTGGCATGGGCCACGGTGAATGCGCTGCGGGGCGACAAGGGCTATTACCGGCCCACGCAGGATGCGGCGCGCGCCATCCTGCAGGCCTGGCAGCAGCGCCACCCGGGCCAGCGGCTGGACTGGGTGGGCGGCGACTGGGCCGAGAACGCCATGCTGGCCTTCTATGCCCAGCCGCATCTGCTCACCGTGCCGGGCGTGCCCGGTACCGAGATCGCGCGCCTGTCCGCCCTGGGCGCCTGGCAGGGGCGCAACGGCCTGCTGCTGTGCCCGCTGGGGCCGGTGGCGGCGCCGCAGCCGGCCAGCGACTGCCAGCGCCAGGCGCAGGACTGGCTGGGCGCGCAGGGCCTGCCGGTGCAGGCACGGGTGCTGCAGGTGCAGCGCGGCGGCTGGCGCTTTCCGCGCCCGCAGGCCTGGGCCTATGCGGTGTATGACGTGGATGCAGCCCCTGCACGCTGA
- a CDS encoding glycosyltransferase family 2 protein has translation MPRAPLRLSCVVPAHNEEANLEDFVRALAQAAGRLTPEFEIIIVNDGSRDATHAVALRLAQDLPVRYLALSRNFGKEAALTAGLAHARGSAVLLIDADFQHPLELLPEMHALWLAGYDMVYGVIVDRGFESGTKRVGTGLFYRLINTGKQVKVPPNAGDFRWMDRRVADALNALPERNRFMKGLYAWVGFKAAALPFVPHDRAGGQTSFSMRRLGSLALLGLTSFTTLPLRVWSVVGSLVALLALVYGAWITLDTILHGTDLQGWPTLAAGIMLFSGVQLMSIGILGEYIGRIYEEVKRRPTYLVARDEDNSPWRDS, from the coding sequence CTGCCGCGTGCGCCGCTGCGCCTGAGCTGCGTGGTGCCGGCGCACAACGAGGAGGCCAACCTCGAAGACTTTGTGCGCGCCCTGGCGCAGGCGGCGGGCCGGCTCACGCCCGAGTTTGAAATCATCATCGTCAACGACGGCAGCCGCGACGCCACCCACGCCGTGGCGCTGCGCCTGGCGCAGGATCTGCCGGTGCGCTACCTGGCCCTGTCGCGCAACTTCGGCAAGGAGGCGGCGCTGACGGCCGGCCTGGCGCACGCGCGCGGCAGCGCCGTGCTGCTGATAGATGCCGATTTCCAGCATCCCCTGGAGCTGCTGCCCGAGATGCACGCGCTGTGGCTGGCGGGTTACGACATGGTCTATGGCGTGATCGTCGATCGCGGCTTTGAGAGCGGCACCAAGCGCGTCGGCACCGGCCTGTTCTACCGCCTGATCAACACCGGCAAGCAGGTCAAGGTGCCGCCCAACGCGGGCGACTTCCGCTGGATGGACAGGCGCGTGGCCGACGCCCTGAACGCCCTGCCCGAGCGCAACCGGTTCATGAAGGGCCTGTACGCCTGGGTGGGCTTCAAGGCCGCGGCCCTGCCCTTCGTGCCGCACGACCGCGCGGGCGGGCAGACCAGCTTCAGCATGCGCCGCCTGGGCTCGCTGGCGCTCTTGGGGTTGACCTCTTTCACCACCCTGCCGCTGCGTGTGTGGAGCGTGGTCGGCAGCCTGGTGGCCCTGCTGGCGCTGGTCTACGGCGCCTGGATCACGCTGGACACCATCCTGCATGGCACCGACCTGCAGGGCTGGCCCACGCTGGCCGCCGGCATCATGCTGTTCTCGGGCGTACAGCTCATGTCCATCGGCATCCTGGGCGAGTACATCGGCCGCATCTACGAAGAGGTCAAGCGCCGCCCCACCTACCTCGTCGCGCGCGACGAGGACAACAGCCCCTGGCGCGACTCATGA
- a CDS encoding GtrA family protein, which produces MSAQALASQLTRLPQPLQFALVGGCAAATHLALVALLVQLTQMAPLVANVLAFLAAFVVSYNGHALLTFASAGARGWPVVGRYFAVACLSFVGNELLYALALDWLHWHYLWSLAGVLLLVAVATFVLSKFWAFKA; this is translated from the coding sequence ATGAGCGCGCAAGCCCTGGCCAGCCAGCTCACGCGCCTGCCCCAGCCGTTGCAGTTCGCGCTGGTGGGGGGCTGCGCCGCGGCCACGCACCTGGCGCTGGTGGCGCTGCTGGTGCAGCTCACGCAGATGGCGCCGCTGGTGGCCAATGTGCTGGCCTTTCTGGCGGCCTTCGTCGTCAGCTACAACGGCCATGCGCTGCTCACCTTTGCCAGCGCCGGCGCGCGCGGCTGGCCCGTGGTGGGGCGCTACTTCGCCGTGGCCTGCCTGTCCTTCGTGGGCAACGAGCTGCTGTATGCCCTGGCGCTTGACTGGTTGCACTGGCATTACCTGTGGAGCCTGGCCGGTGTGCTGCTGCTGGTGGCGGTGGCCACCTTTGTCCTGAGCAAATTCTGGGCCTTCAAGGCATGA
- a CDS encoding ChbG/HpnK family deacetylase, with protein MSAGTRGITLCADDYALHPLVDEAVVLLAQAGRLSATSCMSTAPRWREAAPQLLPLRGRIQLGLHFNLTEGHGGAHAAHSLGQVLTAAYTRRLPASALQDAWRAQLDAFEDAIGSAPDFIDGHQHVHQLPGVRRALLAELQRRYAGRAMPWVRSTAPAGRLWRDPKAFVIALLGGWSATRLLRRAGVLQNQGFGGVYGFDAATPGEYGALMQAWLEEARDGSLLMCHPATAEVPGDAIGRQRPVEFAYLMSDAFAQALQRQGCQIKQF; from the coding sequence ATGAGCGCCGGCACCCGCGGCATCACCCTGTGCGCCGACGACTACGCGCTGCACCCCCTGGTGGACGAGGCTGTGGTGCTGCTGGCCCAGGCCGGCCGCCTGTCCGCCACCAGCTGCATGAGCACCGCCCCGCGCTGGCGCGAGGCCGCGCCGCAGCTATTGCCCCTGCGCGGGCGCATCCAGCTGGGCCTGCATTTCAACCTGACCGAGGGCCATGGCGGCGCCCACGCGGCGCACAGCCTGGGCCAGGTGCTGACGGCGGCCTACACCCGGCGTCTGCCCGCCAGCGCGCTGCAGGACGCCTGGCGCGCCCAGCTTGACGCCTTCGAGGACGCCATCGGCAGTGCGCCCGACTTCATCGACGGCCACCAGCATGTGCACCAACTGCCCGGCGTGCGGCGCGCCTTGCTGGCCGAGCTGCAGCGGCGCTACGCCGGCCGCGCCATGCCTTGGGTGCGCTCCACCGCGCCCGCCGGCCGGCTGTGGCGCGACCCCAAGGCCTTTGTTATCGCCCTGCTGGGCGGCTGGAGCGCCACACGGCTGCTGCGCCGCGCTGGCGTGCTGCAGAACCAGGGCTTTGGCGGCGTGTATGGCTTTGACGCGGCCACGCCCGGGGAGTACGGCGCGCTGATGCAGGCCTGGCTGGAGGAGGCGCGTGACGGCAGCCTGCTGATGTGCCACCCCGCCACCGCCGAGGTGCCGGGTGACGCCATAGGTCGCCAGCGTCCGGTGGAGTTCGCCTACCTGATGTCGGACGCCTTTGCCCAGGCGCTGCAGCGGCAGGGCTGCCAGATCAAGCAGTTCTAA